The Thermovirga sp. genome includes the window AGATCCATTGCAAACCGTACTCCCGGCACACCTCGCCGCCGATTCTGTCTATGACAGCGACATCCTTGTGAGGGCTTATCGTAAGGGTGGTCGATAACGAACCTATCCCCAGGGAAAAGGCCAGGGCTGCGGCGGCCGACAATTGTACCTTGAAGCAGAGAGAGCATCTATCGCCGCCCTCGGGGACCAGGAGGTGGCGTGTCACCGCTTCCAGCCACCGCGGTGGTTCATAGGGCCCGAAAATGCAACCGCTCCCCAGAACCCGGGATAGAGTTTCCACATCCCGCGCCCTTCTTTTGAACTCGGAGAAGGGGTGGATATTGGACGAATAAAAGAAACCCACCACCCTATGACCTTCTTCGACAAGGCTTTGCCAGGGGACGGTCGCGTCGGGGGCGCAGCATATATGCAGCAGGATATCATGGGTCAATAGGATTCATCGCCTCCATCACCATTGAGAGCAGGGGGACCGATAACGTTCGAGGCGAACACCAGGTATCCTGTATGGCCTATCATTCTGTCCTCGGGGCGGATCCTCCTGCTGTCGGTCTTGTAATACCTGAGGAGTATCTCCGATACCTGGATGTCGAAGAAAAAGTTTTCCCCGAGGCCATCCAAGACTTTTCCAACCTGGTTCATCGTCGGGACCAGGATGCCCAACCTGTTCCCCGGGGCAAGGGCTTCCTTTGCCCTGCCGAGGTAATCCCAGGGGTTGGGGACATCCAGGAAAAGCGCGTCGGCTTCGCACTCGTCGAAACCATCGGCGATATCCCTGATCTTGAAATCCACGCGGTGAGCGACGCCCCACTTCTCGCAGTTGCGCCGGGCCAGCAGCGAATACTCCTCTTTTTTCTCGTAGGAGACGACCCTACCTTCATCACCGACGAATTGGGCCAGGACCGAGGTCAGGCTTCCCGAACCGGTGCCACCCTCGACGACCAGCGCTCCGGGGAAGATGTTCAAAGACATCAGGATGAACCCCGTATCCTTCGGGTATAGTATCTGGGTCATCCTCCTGACCCTTCGGCTGTACTCCTGAATATTGGGACGGAGAAGGCAGAAGGGTTTGCCCATGTTGGTATAGGCCCAGCTACCGAAGGGCTTCCCGAGGAGATCGTCATGCAGCATTTGACCCAGGCGCGTATCCTGCCTGCCGCCGGGCGTCACCTTGATAATGAAACTGTCACCCTTGGGCGGTGCCCAGATGAAGACCAGATCGCCGGCCCTGATGAACTCTTCCATATTCTCTCTCCCCGGCATCAGTGAAGCATCGGGTGCTCTTAGGTGCCCCTTTCGCCGAAGTGTATTGTACATCAGGCGTAAGGCATAAAAAAACGGGAGCACTCCTTGCACCCCCGTTCTCGATACAGCTTTTTTCGGAATCAACCTAGAAACGCCTCTCCCATGAAAGCCGGAAACCTCGCTCAGGACCATAGTAGAAGCTGTTTCCCGACCTGTAGGTGTAATTTTCGTTGAAGAGGTTCACAAGGTGCAACCTGATGGTATCGTCTCCGGAATCCCAGGAAAGATCAAGGTTGACAAGCAAGTGATCGCCTGCATCCCAATCATAGTTGGACCAGGGAGAGGAGAAGAAACCAGCCTGGTTAGCCATCCAATTCAAAGAAAGAGTTACTGTCCAGGGGGCTTGGACGTACTTGACGGCCAGGCCTATTTCCCACTCAGGAACGCCGTAACTCCTTATCCAAGAAGAGTTGGGGCTCTTTTTTTCCTCCGGGTATTGCCAGGTACCATTGACCATCATTGACCAGCAGGGTCCCAGGATCCATTGTCTGGAGAACTCGATACCATAGGATCTGAAATCTGCCAAGTTAAACCAGGTCCCGGGCCAATTATCATCATATTTGATCTTGTCCTTAAGGGAAACGAAGAAAAGGCCGATCGACCAGGGTTCAGGACCAGGATTCTTGTAACCAACTTCATAACTCCATCCTCTCTCTGGTTCGAGGTCTGGGTTCCCATAGGAAGAAGAGCTTTCTATAAATAGTTCGTAAAAACTGGGCATCGCAAAAACCCTCGATGCAGCAAGGTAGAAGATATTTCCGTTTACAAACTGCCTCTGTATACTGATCTTGGGGATCAGCTCATCGTGATCGTTGGACTCCTGCCTCCAAATCTCGTACCTCAGGCCAAGGTTGGCCACCCAATCTCCGACCGGGTATGACACCTCCATAAAGGGAGCCAGATTGTTCCTGTTTTTAGAAGTTACCGAGTCCCCCCAGCCATCTGAGAAATCCGTGTCTTCATAACGGAAGAACAAACCCCAAGCGGCAAGAGCTTCCCCCAGGACCATTCGACCCCCTATCTCAGCTGATATCGCAGAATCCTTGTAAAACCTTCCTTCAACGAGGGGAAAATCATAATCCTGCTTGTGGTACCCTGCCAGAAAGTACCAATCATTCCAATCATGCCTCATGGAGATTCTGTTGACCCGCTTCTTTTCCTCGTTCAGGCCGAATTCATTATTGAAAGAATAACTGTAATCACTGGTAACAACTTGGATGATCCACCTGTCACCGGCAATATTCAATCCGAAAGTGTCACCCCTGTAGAAATGGGAAAAGTATGTATCTTCAGGTTCCTCATAGAAAAAAAGCCTTCTCTTCCCCTCCTCCAACCGCTCGTACCAGGTATTGGCAACGATCCCTTCTTCCCCGGCATTGCCTGAAACATAATACCTCCGCCAGCCATTGGATCCTCCCTCGGCGACAACCCTTCCGCCCGACTTTTCCGGCTTCTTCGTTATGATGTTGATAACACCGCCAGCAGCCATGGAACCGTAAAGGGCCGAGCCTCCGCCCTTCACTACCTCGACCCTTTCGATATTCTCCAATGGGAAAGACCTGAAATCGACGGTGGCACCATCGGCGAGATGAGAAGACCTGTAGTAGGGGATGCCATCAACAAGCACAAGTATCTCGGTGATAATCCCTCTTATGGTCACCTCGGATTGCTGCGAAACCCCGGTCTTCTTTTTCAGGAAAATACCCGGAATCCTTTGATCCAGAAGGGCTCCCAGGTCGGTGGCGCCGCTTTGGTCGATCTCCTCGGCTGTTATCACGTAGGTCGGTGCCGGTATCTCGGAGAGCTTAGTATATATCCTGCTCCCCGTGACGATCTCCGGTTCAACGGAGGCAATTTCCGCCCGGGCACTTCTGCAATCTATAAACACCCCTGATACGACCGCGATGCAAACCACTGCTGTTGCCAGTACTCTTCTCATCAAGCCGTCCCTCCCGATAAATTATTAGGGCGGCCTGACACGCCAGGCCGCCCTCGAGGGACGATTCTCTGTCGTGCCACGCCCGCGCATGACACATGATCTCCTCCCCCCGGCTGGTCTCCTGGCTCCCGTTCATTCTACTCCCGCGCCTTCCCGGCAAAAGCCAGTGGCAAAACATGCGGTTTCGTCCCGGTTACAGTGGCGGGGCCGCTCCGGAATCTCACCGGATTCCCGTCACCGAAGGGATTTTCCATAGGATCTAACAGGGTTAAGAATATAACAAGAGGAAAGACAAGTCAAAGGACAAGGAACGACTTTTGTCGTGGGTTCCGGCGGCGGCTACTCCAGGCGGAATATTACCGGCACGATCAATTCTTTGGGCGTGCGGGGCGAGAACCCCCACTTCTTGACCGCCGCCAGGGCGGAGGCGTCCAAGGAGGGATAACCGCTGGATCCCATTACTTCCACGGAGAGGACGGCCCCACCAGGTCCCAGTCTCACCAACAGGCGCACCTCGCCCTCCTCCCCCCTTCGCCTGCTAGCCAGGGGATAGATGGGTGAAACCCTGGCTATGACGTCGGAAGCCACCGCCACCCGGGGTCGCCCATCACTTGGATCACCTTCCCGAGGCGGGTTCTCGCCGAAGGCAGGAACGGATCCGACCCGTTCCTCCGGGGCGGCGCTTTCCTTTGCCGCCGAGAGAGGGATTTCCGAGGGTTGTTCCTGTCGCGGATTCCTGGCTGCCTTGGGTTCTTTTGAAGGAGGTGGTGGAGCGGCCACCGGGGCGGGGTACTGTTCCAGGATTTCGGGCTGGAAAATCGCAGTGGGTGGAACCCAAGTTTCCAGGTCGAGAACAATCATGATGGGCCCGGGGGCCCCGGCAGGGGGTGAAACGGGCGGCATACCCAGGAGAAGAGCGTGAAAGGAAAGGCTGACCGCGAGAAAGGGCGCCCACTTTTTCATCGTTCGACGCCCGAATCCACAAGAAGTCCCGCCGAACCGACGCCCGCCTTTCTCAGGGCGTCAAGGAAGGAAACGACCATGCCGTAGGGAACCTCCCTGTCGGCGGCGAGAATGATCCTCCTCCCTTCGCTGAAGGAGTTCAAAGCCCTTTCGATCGCCTGTTCCCTGGTCAACTTCCTGTCGCCCACAAAAAGGTCTCCTCCCCTGTCGATGGAGATCGTAAAAGATTCCCCCGAAACCTGCTCTCCCATGCCGCCAGGGAGGTTCACTGGAAGGATGGGTTCAGAAAAGACGGCCGTCAGTACAAAGAAGATGATGAGCATGAACAGGACGTCCACAAGGGAGGTCAGTTCGACCTCCGGAAGGCTCCGCCTCACCCTTGTGCGTCTCACGGGTTTCCTCCCCGGAAGCTCCGGGCGGCCTCAAGCAGGCTTCGAGCGACCTCCACCACCCTTGGCCCCGGATGGAAGAGAAGGTCCGCCGAAACGGAGACCACTTTCTTCTGCCTGACCGCGGCGATGGGAAAATCTTTCAAGGTCTCAAGGAGCGACTCCGGCGTGACGGACATCCCCCTTTCCGTTCCGGGGACCAGTATAATACCGGGATTTCTTGCGACGATCCCCTCCGGGTCAACCTGGGGAAAGGTATAACGAATATCCGACGCTGCATTGGGAATACCTATGATCCTCATTATGTCGTCGATGTAGTTGACGCCTCCCGCAACCGTGAGAGGATCGTGCCAAACGACGACAAGCAGTGACGGCGACCCCTTGGGAAAGGTCTGGATGACTTCTTCCCTGACGTCCTCGAGACCCCGCTCTATGTTTCCCAGGACCTCTCCGGCCTCCTTTTCCAACCCCAGCCTGGAGCCGAGGCTTATTATGCCGGCCCTGACCCCGTCCAGACCCCTGTGGATCGTCAGGGGCAGCGTATCCACGCCAAGGGACTGAAGCCTTTCCAGCAGTTTGCCATGGAAGGTGGCTATGCCGATCACCAGGTCCGGGGAAAGGGAGAGGATCTTTTCCAGGGAGGGATCGAAGTAGCCTCCCACCGAAGGCAGGGCTTTTACCTCTTCCGGTGAGACATCGTGATCGGTGACCCCGACCACTTTATCCCCCGCTCCGATGGCGAAGAGACTCTCGGTGATCGAGGGTGCCAGCGACACTACCCTCTCCGCGGAACGGAAGGAATCTGCCGACGCCGGGCCAGGCGAACAGAACAGGAAAAAGAGCAGGAAAAGAAAGAAGCAGAGCTTAAGGATCCTGGTCTTCATTCGTCGCGGATCCTGATCTCAACACCTTTTCGCGGACCATGAAGTCCACCCCTCGCCAAAGCATCTCCTCGGCCCTTTCGAGGCGCGCGGAGAAAAAAGCATGAAACAGTATCAGCGGCACGGCCACGGAGAGTCCGGCCACGGTAGTGAGGAGCGCCTCCCAGATTCCGCCGGCCAGGGCTGCCATGTTGGACCCCATCAAGCCCGGAAGGTTTCTGAAAACGTCTATCATGCCTATGACGGTCCCCAGGAGCCCCAGGAGGGGCGCTACCCGGGCTAGGGTGGCCAGGAATCCAAGGCCCCTTTCCCATCGGAATATTTCGCGCCTTACCTCCTGTTCCATCAGGACCTGCATGGCTTCGTGCCCCACTCCCCAATGGTCCACGGCCACCCTGAAGAGTCGATGAAGAGAACTGTCCCTGCTCCTGACCAGGCTCGAGGCTTCTTCCTTCTTTCCGTGGTATATCAACTCTCCCAGGGCGAGTTCAAGCGACGGCGCATCGGTGGAGGCTCTGAAGATGAACCAGAATCTCTCCAGAACGATGGTCCCTCCTAATACGGAGAGCACCAGGATTATCCACATTACGGGTCCGCCCAGGTCCATAAGTTCCATGGCTATGCTCTATCCTACTGGACGATTAGATTTCTTACGGCGGCGGCAAGGTTTTCAGGATCCAGGCCCATGGCGGATAGGACTTCTGAAGAAGCCCCCGAATCCCCGTACCTCGTAACGCCAAGGGTCCGAAGAGGACAGCCGCTGCCGGTTCTAAGCAATAGGGAGGCCACGATCGATCCCAGGCCCGTGGAAGCATGGTGATCTTCGTAGGTCACTATCCTCCCGGTACGGGCGGCTTCGACGATCGAGGGAGTGTCCATGTGCAGTGGGCATCCAACGTAATAGACCGATACATCGAAACCCTGGTCCCTCAAGATTTCACGCGCCCTCAAAGCTCTCACGGCCATGTGCCCCATGGTGATAATGGCCGCGTCCTTGCCCGTTCTGAGCAGGTCCACCGCACCGTATCGAAAGACATAGTCGCCCGCGAAAAAGGGATTTCCCTCATCATCGGTCACCACCGGGACCTTGCTCCGCCCCATGGCTATGCAGATGTTCCCCGGTTTGGAAAGGGCCCAGCGGGTCATCCTGTCCGCCTGGTTGGGATCGGCGGGAACGAGGAGCCGCCACCCAAACAGGTTTCTCAAGAGGCCGATGTAGTCGATGCACTGGTGGGTTTCGCCATCCTCTCCGACATCCAGGCCGACGTGGGTCAGGGCGAGTTTCAAGTTAGAGCGGTTTATGTCGTTCAACCTCTGCTGGTTATAGACCTCCCCCAAGCCGAAGACACCGAAGTCGGCCCACAGGCTTGTAACCCCGCAGATGGAAGCCGCGCCGGCGACGGTAGCGGTGGAATGCTCCTGGACTCCGGCTTCGATGAACCATTCCGGGCAGGCTTTTGCGAATCCCTCCACCTTGACGGAACCAGCGAGGTCGCAGTCGAATACAAGTAGGGGGTCACAGCCAGGGGACTTGTAGTTGAGCCTGCCCACATCTTCAAGGGCCTGGCCGAAGCCGGACCTGTTGTCGGTCCGGTCGTCGGGACCATAACTCCTGGGAACACCGGTCACTATTGACGGCGCTATCGATGTCGGCCTTGACGGAGGATCGAAGACGCCGGTGGACCGCCCCTTGAGGGCTTCGTCGAGAAGCACCGGTGACGCGCCGAGTTCCTCCATGGCCTTCACGTAGAGATCTCCCGAGGCCGCCTTGCCATGATAATCGGGGACCCCCTCCATGAAGGACACGCCTTTGCCCATCACGGTGTGGCAGATAATCACCGTCGGCCGGTCATCGGCCCTGGCATCGATGAGAGCTTTGTAAAGGGCCCTGGGATCGTGCCCGTCGCACTCTATGACACTCCACCCGTCGACCCTCCAGAGGCCGGGAATGTCCGACTCCATTATGTCCCCAGTCCGGCCGGAGATCTGGATATCGTTGTAGTCCACCAGGGCCGTTATTCCCGCCAATCGATGATGGGATGCGATCCTCCTGGCCTCCGCCACCTGTCCCTTGACCTGTTCTCCATCGCTCATCAGCACATAGACATGGTCCTGCCTGCCCCTGGCCCTTATGGCAAGGGCGAAGCCGACGCCGGCCGAGAGACCTTGTCCAAGGTTGCCGCTCCCCCAGTCGATCCCTGGAACAACTCTTTCAACGTGCCCCTGGAAGGGACTGCCAACCTGGCGAAAGTGAGCCATGGCGCTTTCGGGGGATATGAAACCATACCTGGCAAGGGCGGCATAGGCTCCCGGGGAGGTATGTCCGTGGCTTATAATTACGAAATCCCTTTCAAGGCCCGGGAAGTTTTCCGGGGTAATATCGGCCGCGCCGTAGACCACTAGGTACATCTCCATGCTCGAAAGAGAACCGGCGGGGTGACCGCTCTTTGCCGCCGAAGTCATGGTCACAGCCCAGGCCCGGCTCTCTCGCGCGGCTTCCTTTATCAGGTCTACTTCCTCATCTTCGAGAGATTTCACCGGGAACCCTCCGAAGACGCTTTTCAGGCCTCTCATAAGGCAAACCTCCCCGTAATATTCAAAAAATGAACGAAGCTACCCTTCGCGACTCATCCAGGATTATACCTCCAACGACCAAAGATAAAAAAAAAACGGCGACCACGCGGTCGCCGCGGGATTTTAGCTCACCAGTGCCGGGAAAGGTCATTGCGACCCTTCAGATGTACGCCCTTGGGACTCTCGGTCCGAAGAGGCTTGAAATTTCATAGTTGATCGTGCCAAGCAGCGAGGCGATTTCCTCCGGTGTAACGGATTCATGCCCCTGGCTACCCACGAGGACCACCTCGTCGCCGGGGATGACCCCGGGAATGTGGGTCACATCGACCATGGTCTGATCCATGCAGATGCTGCCTACTATAGGTGCCCTTTCGCCCCTGATGAGGACCGAGGCCTTCATCGAGAGAGGTCTCGTGTAACCATCGTGGTAGCCGATCGGTAGAATGGCCACCTGTTCCGTCCCCCTGGTCATGTATCGGAGGCCGTAGCCGATGCCGCTGAAGGCAGGCAGCTCCCTGACGGCGGCCACCGCGGTCTTCACCTCGAAGACGGGCTTGATCTCGACACCCCTCTTGCAATACCGGGAAGGCCACATTCCATACAGGATGAGCCCGGGCCTCACCGCGTCGAGGTGCATTTCGGGGAAATTCACAGTGCCAGCGCTGTTGCAAACATGCCTGATTCTGAACCTGACATCCCTGGAGCGCAAGGCGTCCAGAGCCTCTCCGAACCTTCCAAACTGGATATGGGTGTACTCGGGGTTCCTTTCATCGGCGCAGGCGAAATGGGTGAAAATACCTTCGAGGTCGATCCCGGGGAAATGAAGGATTCTATCGACGGTCTCAGGGATGTCCCCCGGGAGAAAGCCTATCCTTCCCATGCCGGTGTCAACCTTCAGGTGCAGGCGCGCCGTCTTGCCCTGGGTTACCGCAGCCCTGCTCATTGCCTCGGCGAAGGACAAGTCCGTACAGGCAGCGGTAATATCCATGGCCACGAAGGCTTCGGCCGCGTCCCGCGATGAAGGACCCATAACGAGCAGCGGTTCGCTGATTCCATTTTCTCTTAATTCCACTGCCTCATCGGGCGTGGCCACGGCGAAACGCTGACACCCCGCCTCCTGAAAGACCTTGGCGACCCGCCTTGCGCCTAGGCCATAGCCGTTGGCCTTTACGACCGCCATGAGGCTACAGCCCTTATCCAGGGATCCCGAAATGGACCTGAAATTTAAGGCGAGATTCTCCAGGTTGACCTCCATCCTGGTAGGTCTAAGGGACAAGGGTATGCCCTCCTTTCAAAAGGGAAGGGGGGCGGGGAATCCCCGGCCCCCTTTTTAAGCCGAAAACCAATTTCAGCCTTGAAAGGAAAACGCTATTTCAGCTCCCCGCTCTTGCGTTTAGCATCGAAATCCTTGACCATCTTGCGCATCTCGTTGGAAACCCAAAGGAGCGCGATAAGGTTGGGGGCTGCCATGAGCCCGTTCATGGTGTCCGACAGGTCCCAAAGGTTTGTGAGGAACTGTCCGCCGCCACCGATGGCGCCGACCAGGCACACCGCGATCCAGAGGAACTTGTAAACCGGGGTGATCTTCAGGCCGAAGATATAGACGGCGCCGGTTTCACCATACCAGTACCATCCAAGTATGGTCGAGAAGGCGAACATGGCCAGACCGAGGGATAAAACCCACAAGCCCGGCGTCCCCAGGACCGACTGGAAGGCGGTCAGGGTGAGCTGGGCACCGGTGAGGTCGGGCCTCGACGTGAGGGTACCGGTGGCGATGATGCTGATGCCGGTGATGGAGCAGATGACTATGGTGTCCACAAACACCTCGAAGAGGCCGTAAGCGCCTTGTCTCACGGGATGATCCGTGATGGCAGTGGCGTGAACCATCGGGGCGGAGCCGAGACCGGCTTCGTTCGAGAAGACCCCGCGAGCGACGCCCTTGGTGAGGGCCTGCTTGACCGACCATCCGGCGATGGCCCCGGGAATTGCCATGGGATCATTGAAAGCGTAGCAGATAGCCTGGTTTATGGCGAAGGGGATCAGATTGGCGTTCAACAAGATGACCACCCCACCGCCCACAATGTAGAAAATGGCCATGAAGGGAACCAGGTAGGTGGTCACATCGGAGATCCTCTTGACCC containing:
- a CDS encoding epoxyqueuosine reductase QueH yields the protein MLLTHDILLHICCAPDATVPWQSLVEEGHRVVGFFYSSNIHPFSEFKRRARDVETLSRVLGSGCIFGPYEPPRWLEAVTRHLLVPEGGDRCSLCFKVQLSAAAALAFSLGIGSLSTTLTISPHKDVAVIDRIGGEVCREYGLQWIFRVWRKKGGFQLSVERSSRLRFYRQRYCGCIMSIRDEGSE
- a CDS encoding tRNA (adenine-N1)-methyltransferase; amino-acid sequence: MEEFIRAGDLVFIWAPPKGDSFIIKVTPGGRQDTRLGQMLHDDLLGKPFGSWAYTNMGKPFCLLRPNIQEYSRRVRRMTQILYPKDTGFILMSLNIFPGALVVEGGTGSGSLTSVLAQFVGDEGRVVSYEKKEEYSLLARRNCEKWGVAHRVDFKIRDIADGFDECEADALFLDVPNPWDYLGRAKEALAPGNRLGILVPTMNQVGKVLDGLGENFFFDIQVSEILLRYYKTDSRRIRPEDRMIGHTGYLVFASNVIGPPALNGDGGDESY
- a CDS encoding TonB-dependent receptor yields the protein MRRVLATAVVCIAVVSGVFIDCRSARAEIASVEPEIVTGSRIYTKLSEIPAPTYVITAEEIDQSGATDLGALLDQRIPGIFLKKKTGVSQQSEVTIRGIITEILVLVDGIPYYRSSHLADGATVDFRSFPLENIERVEVVKGGGSALYGSMAAGGVINIITKKPEKSGGRVVAEGGSNGWRRYYVSGNAGEEGIVANTWYERLEEGKRRLFFYEEPEDTYFSHFYRGDTFGLNIAGDRWIIQVVTSDYSYSFNNEFGLNEEKKRVNRISMRHDWNDWYFLAGYHKQDYDFPLVEGRFYKDSAISAEIGGRMVLGEALAAWGLFFRYEDTDFSDGWGDSVTSKNRNNLAPFMEVSYPVGDWVANLGLRYEIWRQESNDHDELIPKISIQRQFVNGNIFYLAASRVFAMPSFYELFIESSSSYGNPDLEPERGWSYEVGYKNPGPEPWSIGLFFVSLKDKIKYDDNWPGTWFNLADFRSYGIEFSRQWILGPCWSMMVNGTWQYPEEKKSPNSSWIRSYGVPEWEIGLAVKYVQAPWTVTLSLNWMANQAGFFSSPWSNYDWDAGDHLLVNLDLSWDSGDDTIRLHLVNLFNENYTYRSGNSFYYGPERGFRLSWERRF
- a CDS encoding energy transducer TonB; this translates as MKKWAPFLAVSLSFHALLLGMPPVSPPAGAPGPIMIVLDLETWVPPTAIFQPEILEQYPAPVAAPPPPSKEPKAARNPRQEQPSEIPLSAAKESAAPEERVGSVPAFGENPPREGDPSDGRPRVAVASDVIARVSPIYPLASRRRGEEGEVRLLVRLGPGGAVLSVEVMGSSGYPSLDASALAAVKKWGFSPRTPKELIVPVIFRLE
- a CDS encoding biopolymer transporter ExbD, which gives rise to MRRTRVRRSLPEVELTSLVDVLFMLIIFFVLTAVFSEPILPVNLPGGMGEQVSGESFTISIDRGGDLFVGDRKLTREQAIERALNSFSEGRRIILAADREVPYGMVVSFLDALRKAGVGSAGLLVDSGVER
- a CDS encoding ABC transporter substrate-binding protein, which produces MKTRILKLCFFLFLLFFLFCSPGPASADSFRSAERVVSLAPSITESLFAIGAGDKVVGVTDHDVSPEEVKALPSVGGYFDPSLEKILSLSPDLVIGIATFHGKLLERLQSLGVDTLPLTIHRGLDGVRAGIISLGSRLGLEKEAGEVLGNIERGLEDVREEVIQTFPKGSPSLLVVVWHDPLTVAGGVNYIDDIMRIIGIPNAASDIRYTFPQVDPEGIVARNPGIILVPGTERGMSVTPESLLETLKDFPIAAVRQKKVVSVSADLLFHPGPRVVEVARSLLEAARSFRGGNP
- a CDS encoding MotA/TolQ/ExbB proton channel family protein; the protein is MELMDLGGPVMWIILVLSVLGGTIVLERFWFIFRASTDAPSLELALGELIYHGKKEEASSLVRSRDSSLHRLFRVAVDHWGVGHEAMQVLMEQEVRREIFRWERGLGFLATLARVAPLLGLLGTVIGMIDVFRNLPGLMGSNMAALAGGIWEALLTTVAGLSVAVPLILFHAFFSARLERAEEMLWRGVDFMVREKVLRSGSATNEDQDP
- a CDS encoding transketolase, which gives rise to MRGLKSVFGGFPVKSLEDEEVDLIKEAARESRAWAVTMTSAAKSGHPAGSLSSMEMYLVVYGAADITPENFPGLERDFVIISHGHTSPGAYAALARYGFISPESAMAHFRQVGSPFQGHVERVVPGIDWGSGNLGQGLSAGVGFALAIRARGRQDHVYVLMSDGEQVKGQVAEARRIASHHRLAGITALVDYNDIQISGRTGDIMESDIPGLWRVDGWSVIECDGHDPRALYKALIDARADDRPTVIICHTVMGKGVSFMEGVPDYHGKAASGDLYVKAMEELGASPVLLDEALKGRSTGVFDPPSRPTSIAPSIVTGVPRSYGPDDRTDNRSGFGQALEDVGRLNYKSPGCDPLLVFDCDLAGSVKVEGFAKACPEWFIEAGVQEHSTATVAGAASICGVTSLWADFGVFGLGEVYNQQRLNDINRSNLKLALTHVGLDVGEDGETHQCIDYIGLLRNLFGWRLLVPADPNQADRMTRWALSKPGNICIAMGRSKVPVVTDDEGNPFFAGDYVFRYGAVDLLRTGKDAAIITMGHMAVRALRAREILRDQGFDVSVYYVGCPLHMDTPSIVEAARTGRIVTYEDHHASTGLGSIVASLLLRTGSGCPLRTLGVTRYGDSGASSEVLSAMGLDPENLAAAVRNLIVQ
- the alr gene encoding alanine racemase, which translates into the protein MSLRPTRMEVNLENLALNFRSISGSLDKGCSLMAVVKANGYGLGARRVAKVFQEAGCQRFAVATPDEAVELRENGISEPLLVMGPSSRDAAEAFVAMDITAACTDLSFAEAMSRAAVTQGKTARLHLKVDTGMGRIGFLPGDIPETVDRILHFPGIDLEGIFTHFACADERNPEYTHIQFGRFGEALDALRSRDVRFRIRHVCNSAGTVNFPEMHLDAVRPGLILYGMWPSRYCKRGVEIKPVFEVKTAVAAVRELPAFSGIGYGLRYMTRGTEQVAILPIGYHDGYTRPLSMKASVLIRGERAPIVGSICMDQTMVDVTHIPGVIPGDEVVLVGSQGHESVTPEEIASLLGTINYEISSLFGPRVPRAYI
- a CDS encoding sodium:alanine symporter family protein, whose protein sequence is MEGLMAINNVVNGIVWGPPMLALLVGTGIYLTIVLGFPQIRYFVFMFKEVLGNIGKKSGVEGTITPFAALSVALASTVGSGNIAGAATAIHLGGPGALFWMWITAIFGMATKMTEAALAVRFREKDEGGNWRGGTMHVLEKATGQKWLAWLFAFFTTFAAFGIGNATQANSTAQALELGFGVPCWISGIVIVVLVALVIVGGVKRISDVTTYLVPFMAIFYIVGGGVVILLNANLIPFAINQAICYAFNDPMAIPGAIAGWSVKQALTKGVARGVFSNEAGLGSAPMVHATAITDHPVRQGAYGLFEVFVDTIVICSITGISIIATGTLTSRPDLTGAQLTLTAFQSVLGTPGLWVLSLGLAMFAFSTILGWYWYGETGAVYIFGLKITPVYKFLWIAVCLVGAIGGGGQFLTNLWDLSDTMNGLMAAPNLIALLWVSNEMRKMVKDFDAKRKSGELK